The Diaphorobacter ruginosibacter genome contains a region encoding:
- a CDS encoding phage major capsid protein, which yields MSELAKLRHEYDQKVAQVNALMEQHPGKMPVDIANRVDQMISEAERIAGKIEHENEQNQRAGNEHAACALSGSGWKNSDGTPLKALHSAADIRSHYAAKNRIHGSGGAPFALDDFVRGVAGMNSSEAVRAALSTGTDTAGGFALPSVVMPSILEALVPASSVLSAGAGIVPLDSGAKMFTTVAMDTIPKAAWRLESGNVANSEPTFRAVQSMPKSLAFMFKISRELLADAPNLSQALTTAIAQAFAVELDRTALRGSGTNPEPLGISNTAGVASITNGANGASLAGYGNFFTAIQSILQANAPHPTAAIMSPRSLVKLGGLVDTTGQPLRKPDMIEKLALLSTTAIPNDLTVGTGTDCSEIYVGDFSKVNFMMREQISIQLAKELFAGTGEVGFICHVRADIAISYPKALAVITGVKA from the coding sequence ATGTCTGAACTCGCAAAACTGCGCCACGAATATGACCAGAAGGTCGCTCAGGTCAATGCACTGATGGAGCAACACCCCGGAAAAATGCCCGTCGATATCGCAAACCGAGTCGATCAAATGATCTCTGAAGCAGAGCGCATTGCCGGAAAGATCGAGCACGAGAACGAGCAGAATCAGCGTGCCGGCAACGAACACGCGGCATGCGCACTGAGCGGCAGTGGCTGGAAAAACAGCGACGGTACGCCACTGAAGGCTCTGCACTCTGCTGCCGACATTCGCAGCCACTACGCGGCCAAGAATCGCATTCACGGTAGCGGTGGCGCCCCGTTCGCACTCGATGACTTCGTGCGCGGTGTGGCGGGAATGAACAGCAGCGAAGCAGTCCGCGCCGCCCTGTCTACGGGCACCGATACCGCAGGCGGATTTGCACTCCCATCCGTCGTGATGCCGAGCATTTTGGAAGCTCTGGTGCCTGCATCGTCAGTGCTGAGCGCTGGGGCTGGAATCGTGCCTTTGGACTCTGGTGCGAAGATGTTCACCACCGTGGCTATGGACACCATCCCCAAAGCTGCATGGCGACTCGAATCGGGCAACGTGGCGAACTCGGAACCTACGTTCCGCGCCGTGCAATCGATGCCGAAGTCACTGGCATTTATGTTCAAGATTTCTCGCGAGCTGCTGGCCGATGCGCCGAATCTCTCTCAGGCGCTGACCACTGCAATTGCACAAGCCTTTGCTGTTGAGTTGGATCGCACTGCCTTGCGTGGTAGCGGCACAAACCCCGAGCCGCTTGGCATCTCCAACACCGCAGGCGTAGCATCGATCACCAATGGTGCGAATGGTGCTTCACTGGCAGGCTATGGCAACTTCTTCACGGCCATTCAAAGCATCCTGCAAGCCAATGCGCCACATCCCACCGCAGCCATCATGAGCCCTCGCTCGCTGGTGAAGCTCGGCGGCCTGGTGGACACTACAGGCCAGCCATTGCGCAAGCCAGACATGATCGAGAAGTTGGCCCTGCTCAGCACCACCGCGATCCCCAATGATCTGACGGTAGGCACTGGCACTGACTGTTCCGAGATCTATGTGGGTGACTTCAGCAAGGTGAACTTCATGATGCGTGAGCAAATCAGCATTCAGCTCGCTAAGGAGCTGTTTGCCGGGACTGGTGAAGTCGGCTTCATCTGCCATGTCCGTGCAGACATCGCAATCAGCTATCCGAAAGCGCTGGCCGTCATCACAGGCGTGAAGGCCTAA
- a CDS encoding cysteine dioxygenase: MIDMPAKFQQFVTDFTKVIDQHHGDEPTILEKGGAVLKQLIEKDDWLPERYAKPDPQYYQQYLLHADPQDRFSVVSFVWGPGQKTPVHNHTVWALIGMMRGCEVGELFEYAEDGKSMRSLGSEQLNPGDVDCVSPTIGDIHRVSNLYEDRVSISIHVYGGNIGRISRHVFVVETGERKPFVSGYSNEAELKAVR, from the coding sequence ATGATTGACATGCCAGCCAAGTTCCAGCAGTTCGTCACCGACTTCACCAAGGTGATCGATCAGCACCACGGAGACGAGCCCACCATCCTGGAGAAAGGCGGTGCGGTGCTCAAGCAGCTGATCGAAAAGGATGACTGGCTGCCCGAGCGCTACGCCAAGCCCGATCCACAGTATTACCAGCAGTACTTGCTGCATGCAGACCCGCAGGATCGCTTCTCCGTCGTGAGCTTTGTCTGGGGTCCCGGTCAGAAGACGCCCGTGCACAACCACACGGTCTGGGCGCTGATCGGCATGATGCGTGGATGCGAAGTCGGGGAACTGTTCGAGTATGCGGAAGACGGCAAGAGCATGCGTTCGCTGGGATCGGAGCAGCTCAACCCGGGAGATGTCGACTGCGTATCACCTACCATTGGAGACATCCACCGCGTCTCCAATCTCTACGAAGACCGCGTGTCGATCAGCATCCATGTTTACGGCGGAAACATCGGCCGCATCTCGCGCCATGTGTTCGTCGTGGAAACGGGGGAGCGAAAACCCTTTGTCTCCGGCTATTCCAACGAAGCGGAATTGAAAGCCGTGAGATAG
- a CDS encoding helix-turn-helix transcriptional regulator has product MTERAISQFMRKQAVAFELGVSRHTLTRMLKRDPSFPRFFEITPGITVIARADFDRWLLEKRLKSLPAPA; this is encoded by the coding sequence ATGACAGAGCGAGCAATTTCCCAATTCATGCGCAAACAGGCTGTTGCATTCGAGCTGGGCGTGAGCCGCCACACGCTGACACGCATGCTCAAACGCGATCCATCGTTCCCGCGTTTCTTCGAGATCACGCCTGGAATCACTGTGATTGCGCGTGCCGACTTTGATCGCTGGCTTCTCGAAAAGCGCCTGAAGTCACTGCCTGCACCAGCCTGA
- a CDS encoding CaiB/BaiF CoA transferase family protein, with protein MPEQAHEGALSGIRILDLSRILAGPSATQLLGDLGADVIKVERPDEGDDTRKWGPPYIADRDGSPTNESAYYLAANRNKRSIAIDIASEEGRELIHRLLAQADVLVENYKAGGLAKYGLSYEQLRERYPRLVYCSITGFGHTGPYASRPGYDFLIQGMGGIMSLTGVPNGEPMKVGVGIADVMTGMYATVGMLAALQHRDKTGQGQHIDISLLDTQIAWLVNAGTNYLAERKLPTRLGNGHPNIVPYQVFPTADSPMILAVGNDAQFRRFCQMAEAEALADDPRYATNVQRIAHREALVDQVASLLKKHPRSHWLQKLESAGVPCGPVNDLNDVFSDPHVIARGSELRMPCEWAEGGEIRLLANPLKMSATPPSYRRPPPRLNEHAQSVLRDWLGEH; from the coding sequence ATGCCAGAGCAAGCGCATGAAGGAGCGTTGAGTGGAATCCGGATACTGGATCTCTCTCGCATCCTCGCAGGGCCCAGTGCAACCCAATTGCTGGGGGACCTGGGAGCCGACGTGATCAAGGTCGAGCGCCCCGACGAAGGAGACGATACCCGCAAATGGGGCCCGCCCTACATTGCCGATCGCGATGGCAGCCCCACGAACGAAAGTGCCTACTACCTTGCGGCAAACCGCAACAAGCGCTCCATCGCCATCGACATTGCCAGCGAAGAGGGTCGCGAGCTCATTCACCGGCTGTTGGCCCAGGCCGACGTGCTGGTCGAGAACTACAAGGCTGGCGGCCTGGCCAAGTACGGGCTCTCCTATGAACAACTGCGTGAACGCTATCCACGCCTCGTCTACTGCTCCATCACAGGCTTCGGTCACACCGGCCCCTATGCCAGCAGGCCCGGCTACGACTTTCTCATCCAGGGCATGGGAGGCATCATGAGCCTGACGGGCGTTCCGAACGGGGAGCCCATGAAGGTGGGGGTCGGCATCGCCGACGTGATGACCGGCATGTACGCCACGGTCGGCATGCTGGCAGCACTGCAGCATCGCGACAAGACTGGACAGGGGCAGCATATCGACATCTCGCTGCTCGACACGCAGATCGCCTGGTTGGTCAATGCGGGCACCAACTACCTGGCCGAGCGCAAGCTGCCAACCCGGCTGGGCAACGGACACCCCAACATCGTGCCCTACCAGGTGTTCCCTACCGCCGACTCGCCGATGATTCTCGCGGTCGGCAACGACGCGCAGTTCCGGCGCTTCTGCCAGATGGCAGAGGCCGAAGCGCTCGCCGACGATCCACGCTATGCAACCAACGTGCAACGGATTGCCCATCGCGAGGCACTTGTCGACCAGGTCGCCAGCCTGCTGAAGAAGCATCCGCGCAGCCATTGGCTGCAGAAGCTCGAAAGCGCGGGGGTGCCCTGCGGCCCCGTCAACGACCTGAACGACGTCTTCAGCGATCCCCATGTGATCGCGCGAGGCTCCGAATTGCGCATGCCTTGCGAATGGGCGGAAGGCGGAGAGATCCGCCTGTTGGCGAATCCGCTGAAGATGTCCGCCACCCCTCCCAGCTACCGCCGCCCTCCCCCACGCCTGAACGAGCATGCGCAAAGCGTCTTGCGCGATTGGCTTGGCGAGCACTGA
- a CDS encoding PaaI family thioesterase: protein MKAIQDCYPPKYAHCYGCGHGNPAGYQLKSYLQEGITQARFTPGMQYSGGVPGHVYGGMIASLLDCHGTASAAAFASHERGVAMEEQIEPPRFVTASLKVDFKNPTPQGVELLVRGELISVEGRKVRVALSLHANDVVCATGEMLAIELRAGA from the coding sequence ATGAAGGCAATTCAGGATTGCTACCCGCCGAAATACGCACACTGCTACGGTTGTGGGCACGGGAACCCGGCGGGGTATCAGCTCAAGAGCTATTTGCAGGAAGGAATCACGCAGGCGCGTTTTACGCCCGGAATGCAATACAGCGGAGGTGTACCTGGCCATGTCTATGGCGGCATGATTGCATCGCTGTTGGATTGCCACGGAACGGCCTCTGCCGCAGCCTTCGCAAGCCATGAGCGCGGCGTTGCGATGGAGGAGCAGATCGAACCGCCGCGTTTCGTGACCGCATCGCTGAAAGTTGATTTCAAGAACCCGACTCCCCAGGGTGTCGAATTGCTGGTGCGCGGAGAATTGATCAGCGTGGAGGGGCGCAAGGTACGTGTGGCGCTCAGCTTGCACGCGAATGATGTGGTGTGTGCGACCGGGGAAATGCTGGCGATTGAGTTGCGAGCTGGAGCATGA
- a CDS encoding IS3 family transposase (programmed frameshift): MTRHTETIEVITRDQRRRRWSAAEKAALVRKTYEPGMSVSLVARQEGVSASLLFTWRRLEREGALVAVGAGEAVVPASELAAARAEIAKLQRVLGKKTLENEILKEAVEIAAAKKLDCALALVARGRPMKPVCSVLGVARSNLHVRHHRPGHWQDSRRGRTPAQDELLLADLRRHIAELPSYGYRRAGALLNRERRSQGQQALNHKRIYRVMARHRLLLPKAPKRRHSSRIHDGQVSVPMSNMRWCSDGFEIKCDSGETVTATFAKDCCDREILAWRAWEGKGLAGEPVRDMLVEAVERRFGTVEAVPLERELEFLTDNGSAYIAHETRGIARSLGLKPINTPVCSPQSNGMAESFVNTFKRDYMSRMDLRDAPTVLAQLPGAFEHFNEIHPHSSLKMMSPREFRRRQNHPAHQG; encoded by the exons ATGACTAGGCATACAGAAACGATTGAGGTCATCACCCGAGACCAGCGCAGGCGGCGCTGGTCGGCTGCCGAGAAGGCCGCCTTGGTTCGCAAGACGTATGAACCGGGCATGAGCGTCTCGCTCGTGGCCCGCCAGGAGGGCGTGTCGGCGAGCTTGCTATTCACTTGGCGGCGGCTGGAGCGCGAAGGCGCGCTGGTGGCTGTCGGTGCAGGCGAGGCCGTTGTGCCGGCATCGGAACTGGCAGCCGCCCGTGCCGAGATCGCCAAGCTGCAGCGCGTGTTGGGCAAGAAGACCTTGGAGAACGAGATACTCAAGGAAGCCGTGGAGATCGCTGCAGCAAAAAAAT TGGATTGCGCGCTCGCCCTTGTTGCCCGGGGACGACCAATGAAGCCGGTCTGCTCGGTGCTGGGCGTGGCGCGCTCGAATCTGCATGTGCGGCATCACCGCCCTGGCCACTGGCAGGACAGCCGCAGAGGCCGCACCCCGGCCCAGGATGAGCTCTTGCTGGCCGACCTGCGGCGCCACATTGCCGAGTTGCCCAGCTATGGTTATCGCCGCGCCGGTGCGCTGCTCAATCGAGAGCGACGTTCGCAAGGTCAACAGGCGCTGAACCACAAGCGCATCTACCGGGTCATGGCGCGGCATCGACTGCTGTTGCCCAAGGCGCCCAAGCGACGGCATTCGAGCCGCATTCACGATGGCCAGGTCAGTGTGCCGATGAGCAACATGCGCTGGTGCTCTGACGGCTTTGAGATCAAGTGCGATTCGGGCGAGACGGTCACAGCCACCTTCGCCAAGGACTGCTGCGACCGGGAGATCCTGGCCTGGCGGGCTTGGGAGGGCAAGGGACTTGCGGGAGAGCCTGTGCGCGACATGCTGGTGGAAGCCGTGGAGCGGCGCTTTGGCACGGTTGAAGCCGTGCCCCTGGAGCGTGAATTGGAGTTCCTCACCGACAACGGCAGCGCCTACATCGCGCACGAGACGCGTGGCATTGCTAGATCGCTGGGCCTGAAGCCGATCAACACGCCCGTGTGTAGCCCGCAGAGCAACGGCATGGCCGAGAGCTTCGTGAACACCTTCAAGCGCGACTACATGAGCCGTATGGACCTGCGCGATGCGCCGACCGTGTTGGCGCAATTGCCGGGTGCGTTCGAGCACTTCAACGAAATCCACCCACATTCGAGTTTGAAGATGATGTCGCCCAGGGAGTTCCGACGACGGCAGAATCACCCCGCCCATCAGGGCTAA
- a CDS encoding DUF4145 domain-containing protein, with protein MTQLIHNCPRCGAKQITFDALNVANINTKALTTTVGEVFSICRHCRKSTVFICASLHPMDVKTFRNLFGEGIARTANDAVSVRGFVSPRDLSASSEPPEHVPDDIAKIFKEGAVCESLRCFNAAGTMFRLCLDMATSNILPAQDVDGLNSKIRRSLGLRVNWLLKTNRLDPVLEELSLCIREDGNDGAHQGLLSEIDAADIRDFTYELLQRMYTHPERLKLAAVRRDARRQSV; from the coding sequence ATGACTCAACTGATTCATAACTGTCCGCGATGCGGTGCTAAACAGATAACGTTTGATGCTTTGAATGTCGCAAATATCAATACAAAAGCGTTAACGACTACTGTCGGTGAAGTTTTCTCTATCTGTCGTCACTGTCGCAAATCCACAGTTTTTATCTGCGCATCACTCCATCCAATGGACGTGAAAACGTTTCGAAATCTTTTTGGTGAGGGAATTGCTAGAACAGCCAATGATGCTGTTTCAGTTAGGGGGTTTGTCTCCCCTCGTGATCTTTCCGCATCTTCAGAACCTCCTGAGCATGTCCCTGACGACATTGCTAAGATATTTAAAGAGGGGGCTGTTTGTGAGTCGCTCAGGTGCTTCAATGCGGCTGGAACAATGTTTAGGCTTTGTCTTGATATGGCCACATCTAATATTTTGCCGGCGCAAGATGTTGATGGCTTGAATAGCAAAATTCGCCGATCTCTTGGGCTGCGCGTCAACTGGCTACTAAAGACAAACCGTCTTGACCCCGTTCTTGAAGAGCTTTCACTTTGCATTCGTGAGGATGGAAATGATGGAGCGCATCAGGGGCTGCTGAGTGAAATAGATGCGGCTGACATAAGGGATTTCACATATGAGTTGCTCCAGCGGATGTACACGCATCCTGAAAGACTGAAGCTGGCGGCAGTTCGCCGAGATGCTCGCAGACAGTCTGTTTGA
- the acdA gene encoding 3-sulfinopropanoyl-CoA desulfinase, whose amino-acid sequence MYELTKEQFDLQARARELAQTAFAPTAAETDRTEQYPWDNIAKLRDAGFMGMTLPKRAGGKGMSYLDAVIVVEEMAKACATMGRITVEANMGAIGAIATYGTPEQLNMAAELVLGGDKPAICISEPHAGSAASEMTTRADRKGDEYILNGEKYWITGGGVSNLHLIFARVFDDGVDQGVGAFICVRDRTPADQLVIGRRLYAMGVRGIPETHLEFRNLRVHKSMLVVPPGGLKRGFASLMNAYNAQRVGAGTVALGIAQGAFEEGMAYLKTREQFGRPIAEFQGLQWMLADMSTQLEAARLMLRHAAASGEHFPDIDKAARAKIMAAETANKVTNDALQFYGSSGYGRHNPMERHVRDARMFTIAGGTAQILRTQVASRLLNMKLPQTRDGYAAQAKP is encoded by the coding sequence ATGTACGAACTTACCAAAGAACAATTCGACCTGCAGGCCCGCGCGCGCGAGCTTGCGCAGACTGCCTTTGCCCCGACCGCCGCCGAGACGGATCGCACCGAGCAATATCCCTGGGACAACATTGCCAAGCTGCGCGATGCCGGCTTCATGGGCATGACGCTTCCCAAGCGGGCGGGCGGCAAGGGGATGAGCTACCTCGATGCAGTCATCGTCGTGGAGGAGATGGCCAAGGCCTGCGCGACGATGGGGCGCATCACGGTGGAAGCCAACATGGGCGCGATCGGCGCCATCGCCACCTACGGCACTCCAGAGCAATTGAACATGGCCGCCGAACTGGTGCTTGGTGGCGACAAGCCCGCCATCTGCATCTCGGAACCCCATGCCGGAAGCGCGGCGAGCGAGATGACCACGCGCGCCGATCGCAAAGGCGACGAATACATTCTCAACGGGGAAAAGTACTGGATCACCGGTGGCGGCGTGTCCAACCTGCACCTCATCTTTGCACGTGTTTTCGACGATGGCGTGGACCAGGGCGTGGGCGCGTTCATCTGCGTGCGCGACCGTACCCCGGCAGACCAGCTCGTGATTGGACGCCGCCTGTACGCCATGGGTGTGCGCGGCATCCCCGAGACGCACCTGGAGTTCCGCAACCTGCGCGTGCACAAGTCCATGCTGGTGGTTCCGCCTGGCGGACTCAAGCGCGGCTTTGCGTCGCTGATGAATGCCTACAATGCGCAGCGCGTTGGTGCGGGCACGGTGGCGCTGGGCATTGCGCAGGGTGCGTTCGAGGAGGGCATGGCATATCTGAAGACTCGTGAACAGTTCGGTCGCCCGATCGCCGAATTCCAGGGCCTGCAGTGGATGCTGGCCGACATGTCCACCCAGCTGGAAGCTGCGCGCCTGATGCTTCGCCATGCGGCCGCCAGCGGTGAGCATTTCCCGGACATCGACAAGGCCGCGCGCGCGAAGATCATGGCCGCCGAGACCGCCAACAAGGTCACCAACGATGCGCTGCAGTTCTACGGATCCTCGGGTTACGGACGCCACAACCCCATGGAACGCCATGTGCGCGACGCCCGCATGTTCACCATCGCCGGAGGCACTGCTCAGATTCTGCGTACGCAGGTGGCATCCAGGCTGCTGAACATGAAGCTGCCGCAGACACGCGATGGCTACGCGGCTCAGGCCAAGCCCTGA